TCCGGAATATAGTTTTGTTGTTACTGTATGACCGGTCTGTATCAGCCAGTTACTTACCTGATAGACGCCGACTCCGTATTCGCCGACTGGGTCCTGATCTCCCGCAATGTTGTAAATTGGCAGGTCGATTGGAACTTTTTCCGCCCACTTGGTTCCTTCGATCTGTTCCATCATCTGTATGAAATCATAGATTGAGCGGTTACTTGTCGGTCTTGTAAATGCGTCAAATGGGTCTTCTGCATGGTCGCGTTGTACATAAGGGTCTGCGCAGATCCATTCATTTCCGATACTGATCTCGCCGCACCGCTCGCACATCCAGCCCATCAGTTCCCCTGCAAATTCTGGATTGAATTCCTCGCCATGTCCGGCATCAATTACTTCTTTCAGCTTTTCTCCCACTTCTTTTGCTCCGCGGAAGATTCCGGTTGTACCGCAAATAGTTGCCCCTGTTAGTTCTTCACCATATTTGGAGATGAAATCTCTTGTGATAAAAGAGCCCATGCTGTGACCAAATAAGAAATATGGCAAGTCTGGATATTTTTCACACACAATTCCTTTTAATGTGTGCTCATCTTCCATCATGGTATGCGGCCCTTTGTCTCCCCAATCGCCCCATACCTCATTGACCATCGCAGTTTTTCCATGTCCGACATGATCGTCTGCTGCCACAATATACCCTGCATCTAAAAATGCAGAAATCATATGTAGATAACGTCTGGAATGTTCGCCGAATCCATGAATCACCTGAACGATTCCCTTCGGCTTACAAGCCGGAACATAAATCCACCCTTGAACCTGATCGCGTCCGTTAAAAGACGCAAATGATACTTCATGCAACATAATGACATACCTCCTTTTATCTGATCCGCACATACATTTTTTATTTTCCGTGCAGTCATACCCCAAGATTTCAGGACTTGCTCATAAGTCCCGTGGAAGCAATCCGAGTCTGTCTGGCATGTCAAATCCATCTGACAGACTTAGATTTATTGTTGTTCCCATATAGCATATATCAGATGAAAGTTTCCTTCCACCTGATATACATTCTCATTCTAATGGTTTTTATTTCATAATTGGCTTTAACGCCTCAGATAATTTATCTTTTTCAGCCTGCGCCTCCGCAAGATCCTTACCAAGCGTTGTGTAATAAATCTTAATCTTCGGCTCCGTTCCGGAAGGACGAACGATAACTGTCTCGTTGTTCTCCAGCTTATAAATAAGTACATTTGCAGCCGGAAGACCTGTCTCTTCTGGTTTCTTGTAATCTGTAACTTTTACAACTTTGTAGCCTGCAATCTTCTCAAGCGGCTTGTCTCTTAATCCCTGCATGATCTCAGACATACGATCCATACCACTAAGTCCCGGGAATTCAAAGCTGTCGATCTTATTCAAATAACGTCCATACTCGGAATAGATTTCTTCCATTCTCTGCTTCAGAGAACTTCCGATGCTTCTATAATAAGCAGCCATCTCGCAAATCAACATAGATCCGATAATAGCATCTTTATCACGTACATATGGACCAGCCAGATATCCATAGCTCTCCTCAAATCCGAAAATGAAACGGTCAACTTCGCCTGCTGCCTCAAGACCTGCAATCTGATCTCCAATCCATTTAAATCCTGTCAGTACACTTCGAAGCTCTACTCCATAATGCTCTGCAACTGCATCTGCAAGTGGTGTTGATACGATAGATTTCACTGCTACCGGATTCTTTGGCATCGTACCTTTCTCTATACGTCCTGCACAAATGTAGTCAAGAAGCAGAACTCCGACTTCATTTCCACTGACGAGTTCGTAAGAACCATCCGGACACTTCATTGCAATACCAACACGGTCTGCATCCGGGTCAGTTGCAAGCATCAAGTCTGCGCCAGTCTCCTTTGCAAGGTTCAGTCCCTTCTCAAGTGCCTCGAAAATCTCCGGGTTCGGATAACTACATGTTGTGAAATATCCATTTGGATACTCCTGCTCAGGAACAATTGTGATGTCTGTAATTCCAATGTCTTTCAATACCTGTGTGACAGGAACAAGTCCTGAACCATTGAGCGGACTATATACAAGCTTCAATCCTGCTGTCTTGCAAAGTCCTGGGCGAACCTGTCTGTCCTCGATTGCATCATAAAGAGCTCTCTTACAATCATCGCCCACAAAACGAATCAGTCCCTCTTCAACGCCCTGTGCAAATGGCATGTATTTTGCACCAGTCAGAACATCCGTTTTCTGAATCTCTTCATAAACAATTGCTGCCGCATCATCTGTCATCTGACATCCATCCGGACCATATGCTTTATATCCATTATATTTCGCTGGATTATGAGATGCTGTTACCATAACACCTGCATTACAATTATAATAACGTGTTGCAAATGAAAGAGCCGGTACAGGCATCAATGCATCATAGATCCGAACCTTGATTCCATTCGCTGCCAATACACTTGCCGCATTTTTCGCAAATATATCACTTTTAATACGGCTGTCATAGCTGATTGCTACTGTCTGCGTTCCACCCTGTGTCTTTACCCAGTTCGCCAGCCCTTGCGTAGCCTGACGTACAACATAGATATTCATCCGGTTCGTACCTGCTCCAAGAACACCTCGAAGTCCTGCAGTTCCAAACTTAAGCGCAACTGCAAAACGCTCCTTGATCTCCTCGTCATTTTCTTCGATTCTCGCCAGTTCCGGCTTCAGATCCGCATCCTCCAGATCAGCCTCCATCCAACGTTTGTAATCATCCTGATACATATTCTACCACTCCTGACTCATATTCTTTTTTGCTTCTTTTCATATGTAAGATGCCTACGGCATCAGATAAGTTAAATATACCATATTTCCAGAAAGACATCAATTAAAGACGCTCATTTAGGGACATAGTTTTTAGCAAACTATCCGGGTAATTTTCACTTTTGATTAATGTCCGTAAAGACTTTGACCGTCCATTGGTTGCCTTTACCTCACTATTTTTCCATTCTTCAAATAATCATCTATTTTCCGTCTCAAATACATACAATTCACCCTCATATACTAAGATTACATATTTCGCTGTTTATTCAACGCATTAACAATTTCATAAGCGAATCACATGCATCACAACCCACGCCACATCCCCTCATAAAAAACAATAAATCAAGACAATAAAAATTGCACAGACCTATGGAATATTTTTCGTCATGGTTGCGAGCATAGCTTGATTTTCGCAGCTTTGTCTGAGCCTGTCCTTTAGGCGAGTTTGCGCAGAAAATCAATAATATGCGGCGCAGCAACCATAGAAAAATAATCCAGGTCTGTGCAGTTTTTATTGTTTTATATAGTATTTTTTATCCTAGATGTATCCCATCAATTTCGGCAGCCACAGGCTTAAGTTCGGAATATATGTTACGAGCATCAGTACTATAAAGATTGCCGCAAAGTATACGAGCAACTGTCTGAATACTGTCTCAATCTGTACTTTACCTACTTTAACACCAACAAACAGTGTTGTTCCAACCGGTGGTGTGATTGTTCCGATACACAGGTTGAAGATCATCATGATACCGAAATGGATTGTTGTCATTCCAAGTGCAGTACATACCGGCAGGAAGATCGGTGTGAAGATCAGGCAGGCCGGTGTCATATCCATAAATGTTCCGACGATCAGAAGAATAATATTGATCAGGAACAAGATAACAAACTTGTTGCTGCTTACGGAAAGCAGTGCTGTAGATACCAGTTCCGGAATATTGGTAAATGCCATAACCCATGACATGATGCTGGATACACCGATCAGGAAAATGATGATACCTGTCATTTCAGCACTGTCCAGAAGAATCTTTGGCAGTTCTTTGATCTTGATTGATTTGTATACAAATAATGACAGAAGCAGGCTGTATACTACGGCCACTACGGAACCTTCTGTTGCAGTGAAGATACCAAAGATGATTCCACCGATTACGATTACAATCAGAAGCAGACAAGGCAGAGCCTGAAGGATGATCTTTCCAGCTTCAGATGCTGTAAAACGTTTTTTTGCACGGTAGCCTTTTTTCTTGGCAATCACATATACTACTAGCATACAAGCAAGTCCCCAGAGGATTCCCGGAATGTAACCAGCCATGAAAAGTGCTGCTACGGAAGTTCCTCCGCTGACCAGTGAGTATGTGATCATTACGTTACTTGGCGGGATCAGAAGTCCTGTCGGTGCAGTTGCAATGTTAACTGCTGCTGAGAAGTTCGGGTCATATCCCTCTTCTTTCTCGATTGGTCCGATGATAGATCCCATAGCAGAAGCCGCTGCTGTACCAGATCCGGAAATAGAACCGAATAACATATTTGCAAGGATGTTTGTCTGAGCAAGTGCTCCAGGAGCGCGTCCTGTAATTAATTTTGCAAAGTTAATCAGTCTTACGGCGATACCACCTTTATTCATAATATTTCCTGCAAGAATAAAGAACGGGATAGCAAGCAGGCTGAATACAGAGATACCGGAGAAGATTCTCTGGCATCCGGTCAGTACGGCTACATTCAAATCCATGATTGGAAGAATTGCACATACGGAAGATACACCAAGTGCTACTGCGATCGGCACACCGGCAATCAGCATGATAATCAAGAGAACTAAAATAATCAGTCCGGATACAAGTGCAGTGTTCATAATTATTTCTCCCCCTCTTCTTTTCTTTCGTAACCTTTACACAGATCAACTACATTTAAAATTCCATAAATCGCAATCAGGATTCCGGAAATCGGAACGACTGCATATACCTGTCCCATCATAACTCCAAGGGAAGCTGTCTTCTGAGTCATAGTCAGTCCCATAATGTTAAATCCGCCATAGATCAGTACGATGGCTGCAAATGCAACGACAAGGACTTCCAGCACGATTTCCAACACTTTTCTCTGTGCAGGTGCCAGCTTGTCTACGACAAATGTCATTCTCATGTGGTCACGTTTTCCGAATACATAAGCTGTTGCAAACATGGCCATCCATGCAAATGAATATGTCAGAAGCTCTTCGGAAATGGTACTCGGGTTATTAAATATGAATCTTGTGATAATCTGATAGCTTCCTACAACTACCATTAATGCAAAGAGGAATATACAAATGGTTCCAACAATTTTATCTAACCATTTTCTGATTGTATGTAATGTTTCCATTTATTTTCCCTCCCCTTCGTATTGTTTGTTATATTTCTGAATATGCTCATACAGATCCTTGATATTCGGATTGTCTTCCAGCATTTCTTTCTGTACGTTCTTTACTTTATCTTTGAAAAGACTGATGTCCGGATAAAGAAATTGAACGCCCATATCTTCTTCTGCTGTCTTCTTAGCGGCCTCTACATCTGTCTCCCAATCTTTGAGCTCTGTCTCTGTAGAAAGTCTTGCAGCTTCCTCAAATACTTCTCTGTCTTCCTCGCTCATGTCATTGAGGAGCTTGTAGTTTGCAATCAGAACATCCGGAATCATCTGATGCATCGTGTAGCTGTAATATTTTGCAACCTCACCGTGCTTATTATCTGTCAGAGCAAGCTCATTGTTCTCTGCTCCGTCAATAACTCCCTGCTGAATTGCTGTATATACCTCTCCAAATGACATCGGAGATGCAGCTGCGCCAAATGCATTACACATCTTGATACTTGCCGGGCTCTGCTGTACACGCATCTTCAGACCTTTCAGGTCATCTGGTGTATTGATTGCTTTCTTTGCATAGAAGTTTCTTGTACCTACGTTGTACCATGTTACAACCTGAAGTCCTGTATCCTCTGTAGATGCATAAATTTTATTCATGTAATCTGTATCATTCATAGCTGCAAAATAAGCGTCCTCAGATGTAAACAGATACGGCATACTGAATACTTCATATACATCGGCAAATATTTCAAGGTTCGGTGTTCCGGCAATCGTAAAGTCAATCGCACCAGTCTGAGTCAGCTCAATTGCTTTTGTCTGTCCACCAAGAAGCTCATTTGGATAAAGCTGAACTTCATACTTGTCACCGAGTTTCTCCTCGACATACTTTTTAAATGTCTCCATACCCTTGTA
The sequence above is drawn from the Dorea formicigenerans genome and encodes:
- a CDS encoding alpha/beta fold hydrolase, producing the protein MLHEVSFASFNGRDQVQGWIYVPACKPKGIVQVIHGFGEHSRRYLHMISAFLDAGYIVAADDHVGHGKTAMVNEVWGDWGDKGPHTMMEDEHTLKGIVCEKYPDLPYFLFGHSMGSFITRDFISKYGEELTGATICGTTGIFRGAKEVGEKLKEVIDAGHGEEFNPEFAGELMGWMCERCGEISIGNEWICADPYVQRDHAEDPFDAFTRPTSNRSIYDFIQMMEQIEGTKWAEKVPIDLPIYNIAGDQDPVGEYGVGVYQVSNWLIQTGHTVTTKLYSGYRHEIHNYAEIKNEVEAGIIAFMDGILS
- a CDS encoding phospho-sugar mutase; the protein is MYQDDYKRWMEADLEDADLKPELARIEENDEEIKERFAVALKFGTAGLRGVLGAGTNRMNIYVVRQATQGLANWVKTQGGTQTVAISYDSRIKSDIFAKNAASVLAANGIKVRIYDALMPVPALSFATRYYNCNAGVMVTASHNPAKYNGYKAYGPDGCQMTDDAAAIVYEEIQKTDVLTGAKYMPFAQGVEEGLIRFVGDDCKRALYDAIEDRQVRPGLCKTAGLKLVYSPLNGSGLVPVTQVLKDIGITDITIVPEQEYPNGYFTTCSYPNPEIFEALEKGLNLAKETGADLMLATDPDADRVGIAMKCPDGSYELVSGNEVGVLLLDYICAGRIEKGTMPKNPVAVKSIVSTPLADAVAEHYGVELRSVLTGFKWIGDQIAGLEAAGEVDRFIFGFEESYGYLAGPYVRDKDAIIGSMLICEMAAYYRSIGSSLKQRMEEIYSEYGRYLNKIDSFEFPGLSGMDRMSEIMQGLRDKPLEKIAGYKVVKVTDYKKPEETGLPAANVLIYKLENNETVIVRPSGTEPKIKIYYTTLGKDLAEAQAEKDKLSEALKPIMK
- a CDS encoding TRAP transporter large permease, with the protein product MNTALVSGLIILVLLIIMLIAGVPIAVALGVSSVCAILPIMDLNVAVLTGCQRIFSGISVFSLLAIPFFILAGNIMNKGGIAVRLINFAKLITGRAPGALAQTNILANMLFGSISGSGTAAASAMGSIIGPIEKEEGYDPNFSAAVNIATAPTGLLIPPSNVMITYSLVSGGTSVAALFMAGYIPGILWGLACMLVVYVIAKKKGYRAKKRFTASEAGKIILQALPCLLLIVIVIGGIIFGIFTATEGSVVAVVYSLLLSLFVYKSIKIKELPKILLDSAEMTGIIIFLIGVSSIMSWVMAFTNIPELVSTALLSVSSNKFVILFLINIILLIVGTFMDMTPACLIFTPIFLPVCTALGMTTIHFGIMMIFNLCIGTITPPVGTTLFVGVKVGKVQIETVFRQLLVYFAAIFIVLMLVTYIPNLSLWLPKLMGYI
- a CDS encoding TRAP transporter small permease — translated: METLHTIRKWLDKIVGTICIFLFALMVVVGSYQIITRFIFNNPSTISEELLTYSFAWMAMFATAYVFGKRDHMRMTFVVDKLAPAQRKVLEIVLEVLVVAFAAIVLIYGGFNIMGLTMTQKTASLGVMMGQVYAVVPISGILIAIYGILNVVDLCKGYERKEEGEK
- a CDS encoding TRAP transporter substrate-binding protein, which codes for MMKWKRIVSAAVCVCMAGMLITGCGSKSDSSSKKRIIRVALSQSEEHPEYKGMETFKKYVEEKLGDKYEVQLYPNELLGGQTKAIELTQTGAIDFTIAGTPNLEIFADVYEVFSMPYLFTSEDAYFAAMNDTDYMNKIYASTEDTGLQVVTWYNVGTRNFYAKKAINTPDDLKGLKMRVQQSPASIKMCNAFGAAASPMSFGEVYTAIQQGVIDGAENNELALTDNKHGEVAKYYSYTMHQMIPDVLIANYKLLNDMSEEDREVFEEAARLSTETELKDWETDVEAAKKTAEEDMGVQFLYPDISLFKDKVKNVQKEMLEDNPNIKDLYEHIQKYNKQYEGEGK